One genomic window of Gossypium hirsutum isolate 1008001.06 chromosome D11, Gossypium_hirsutum_v2.1, whole genome shotgun sequence includes the following:
- the LOC107922051 gene encoding protein BRASSINOSTEROID INSENSITIVE 1, with product MRPSLASTTYFSLLILTFTVTFLISLEAAASASSKNRDSQLLLNFKASLLDPSLLQSWVANQDPCSFKGVTCQDSKVSSINLSYTALSTEFHIVAAFLLSLQNLESLSLLKANISGNISFPSGSKCSSLLTTLDLSQNTLSGPLSTVSNLGSCTNLKVLNLSSNSLEFSRKESRGLKLSLEALDLSFNKLSGGNVVPWILYGGCSELKLLALKGNKISGEINVSNCGRLQFLDFSSNNFSMGTPSFGDCLALEHLDVSTNKLSGDISHAISSCVNLKFLNLSNNQFSGTIPALPTSKLRRLYLASNKFEGEIPVYLTEGCSGLVELDLSSNKLSGMVPSGFGSCSSMESFHVSSNNFTGELPIEIFQNMSSLKELGLAFNYFSGPLPESLSSLSNLTVLDLSSNNFSGSIPASLCENPTNRLKVLYLQNNILTGSIPPTLSNCSQLVSLHLSFNYLTGTIPPSLGSLSNLKDLKLWMNQLHGEIPQQLGNIQTLETLILDFNELTGTIPSGLSNCTKLNWISLSNNRLTGEIPAWLGKLSILAILKLSNNSFYGRIPLELGDCKSLIWLDLNTNNLNGTIPPMLFKQSGKIAVNFIAGKRFTYIKNDGSPECHGSGNLLEFAGIREQQLDRISARNPCNFTTRVYGGLTQPTFNNNGSMIFLDLSYNLLSGTIPNEIGTMPYLFILNLGHNNISGTIPQDIGKLKGLGILDLSYNRLEGSIPQSLTGITMLSEIHLSNNLLSGMIPEMGQLLTFPANDFLNNSGLCGVPLAACGRDRSASSNAEHREPHNRKATLAESVGMGLLVSLFCILGLIVAVIETKKRRKKGNALDVHMDSHSHSGSVNTGWKLTGAREALSINLATFEKPLWRLTFADLLEATNGFHDDSLIGSGGFGDVYKAQLKDRSIVAIKKLIHISGQGDREFTAEMETIGKIKHRNLVPLLGYCKVGEERLLVYEYMRYGSLEDVLHDQKKSGIKLNWAARRKIAIGAARGLAFLHHNCTPHIIHRDMKSSNVLLDENLEARISDFGMARLMSAMDTHLSVSTLAGTPGYVPPEYYQSFRCSAKGDVYSYGVVLLELLTGKRPTDSVDFGDNNLVGWVKQHAKLKISDIFDLELMKEEPSLEIELLQHLNVACACLDDRPWRRPTMIQVMAKFKEIQAGSGLESQSTIATDDGGFSAVEMVGMTIKEIPEGKQ from the coding sequence ATGAGGCCTTCATTAGCCTCAACAACATACTTTTCTCTCCTCATTCTCACATTCACCGTCACCTTTCTTATCTCCCTCGAAGCTGCTGCTTCTGCTTCTTCCAAAAACAGAGATTCTCAGCTACTTCTCAACTTCAAAGCCAGCTTGCTTGACCCATCTCTTCTTCAAAGCTGGGTTGCTAACCAAGACCCTTGTAGCTTCAAAGGTGTTACATGCCAAGATTCCAAAGTTTCCTCTATTAATCTCAGCTACACAGCATTGAGCACTGAGTTTCATATTGTTGCTGCTTTCCTTTTATCCCTGCAAAACCTGGAATCCCTTTCTTTGTTGAAGGCCAATATCTCTGGCAACATTTCTTTCCCTTCTGGGTCCAAGTGTAGCTCCCTGTTGACCACCTTAGATCTATCTCAAAACACCTTGTCTGGTCCTCTTTCAACTGTCTCCAACTTGGGTTCTTGCACAAACTTGAAGGTTCTCAATCTATCAAGCAATAGCCTTGAGTTTTCACGTAAAGAATCCAGGGGTTTGAAGCTAAGTTTGGAAGCTCTGGATCTTTCTTTCAACAAGCTATCTGGTGGAAACGTGGTTCCTTGGATTCTTTATGGTGGTTGCTCTGAGTTGAAGCTCTTGGCTTTGAAAGGAAACAAGATTAGTGGTGAAATAAATGTGTCGAATTGCGGAAGGTTGCAGTTTTTGGATTTTTCATCCAACAATTTCTCAATGGGGACTCCTTCATTTGGAGACTGCTTAGCTTTGGAACATCTTGATGTATCTACCAACAAGCTTTCTGGTGATATTTCCCATGCAATTTCTTCGTGTGTGAACTTAAAGTTCTTGAACCTATCAAACAATCAGTTTTCGGGGACGATTCCAGCTTTGCCAACTTCCAAATTACGGCGCCTTTATTTAGCTTCAAACAAGTTTGAAGGAGAGATTCCAGTGTATCTCACAGAAGGTTGTTCAGGCCTTGTTGAGCTGGATCTTTCTTCAAATAAGCTTTCTGGTATGGTTCCTAGTGGCTTTGGTTCTTGCTCTTCTATGGAATCTTTTCATGTATCGAGTAACAACTTCACTGGTGAACTTCCCATCGAAATATTCCAGAATATGAGTTCCTTGAAGGAGTTgggtttagcttttaattattTCTCTGGTCCTTTGCCTGAGTCTTTGTCAAGTCTTTCCAACCTGACCGTCCTGGATCTCAGTTCAAATAACTTTTCAGGATCCATCCCTGCTTCTTTGTGTGAAAATCCCACCAACAGGTTGAAAGTTCTGTACCTGCAAAATAATATCTTAACTGGCTCTATTCCTCCTACTCTTAGTAACTGTTCTCAGCTTGTTTCACTCCATTTGAGCTTCAATTACCTCACGGGTACAATTCCTCCAAGTCTGGGATCTCTCTCCAATCTCAAGGACTTGAAGCTTTGGATGAATCAGCTCCATGGTGAAATCCCACAACAGCTAGGTAACATTCAGACACTTGAGACATTGATTCTCGACTTCAATGAGTTGACTGGGACAATACCTTCTGGTCTAAGCAACTGTACCAAGTTGAATTGGATTTCATTATCCAACAACCGGTTGACTGGTGAGATTCCTGCTTGGCTTGGCAAGCTTTCCATTcttgctatcctcaagctcagcAATAACTCCTTCTATGGACGAATACCGCTGGAGCTCGGAGACTGTAAAAGCTTGATATGGTTGGATCTTAATACTAATAACTTGAATGGGACCATCCCTCCTATGCTGTTCAAACAATCTGGTAAAATTGCTGTCAATTTCATTGCTGGGAAGAGGTTTACGTATATCAAGAACGATGGAAGCCCGGAGTGCCACGGGTCAGGAAATTTACTAGAATTTGCAGGAATTAGAGAACAACAGTTGGACAGAATTTCTGCTAGGAACCCTTGCAACTTTACTACTAGAGTGTATGGAGGTCTCACACAGCCCACATTCAACAACAATGGTTCTATGATCTTTCTTGATCTTTCATACAATCTGCTGTCAGGGACAATTCCCAATGAGATTGGCACAATGCCGTATCTCTTTATCTTAAACTTAGGCCACAACAATATCTCCGGAACCATCCCACAGGACATTGGGAAATTGAAGGGTCTTGGCATTCTTGATCTTTCCTACAACCGATTGGAAGGGTCGATCCCACAATCCTTGACTGGCATTACTATGCTCAGTGAGATTCATCTGTCAAACAACCTTCTCTCTGGAATGATTCCTGAAATGGGTCAGTTGCTTACATTCCCAGCTAATGATTTCCTAAATAATTCAGGTCTTTGTGGGGTTCCTCTTGCTGCCTGTGGAAGAGATCGGTCGGCTAGTTCAAATGCCGAGCACCGAGAACCCCATAACAGAAAAGCTACTCTTGCAGAGAGTGTGGGAATGGGATTGTTGGTCTCTCTCTTCTGCATCTTAGGTTTGATCGTAGCTGTTatagaaacaaagaaaagaaggaagaagGGTAATGCTCTTGATGTTCATATGGACAGCCATTCCCACTCAGGCTCTGTAAATACCGGTTGGAAGCTAACTGGCGCACGGGAAGCATTAAGCATAAACCTGGCTACATTTGAGAAGCCCTTGTGGAGGCTCACCTTTGCTGATCTTCTTGAAGCCACTAATGGCTTCCATGATGACAGCCTTATTGGTTCTGGTGGCTTTGGTGACGTATACAAGGCCCAACTGAAAGATAGGAGTATTGTTGCAATCAAGAAACTAATACATATTAGTGGACAGGGTGACCGTGAATTCACTGCAGAAATGGAAACCATCGGGAAGATCAAGCATCGTAACCTTGTTCCTCTCTTGGGTTACTGTAAGGTGGGAGAAGAAAGGCTTCTAGTCTATGAGTATATGAGGTATGGAAGCTTAGAGGATGTTTTACATGATCAAAAGAAATCTGGGATCAAATTGAACTGGGCGGCTAGGCGCAAGATTGCCATTGGAGCTGCTAGAGGTCTGGCATTTCTTCACCATAATTGCACTCCGCATATAATTCATAGAGATATGAAATCGAGCAATGTCCTGCTTGATGAGAATTTGGAGGCGAGAATCTCAGATTTCGGGATGGCAAGGCTTATGAGTGCGATGGATACGCATTTGAGTGTTAGCACATTAGCCGGTACTCCTGGTTATGTTCCACCTGAATACTACCAAAGCTTTAGATGTTCGGCGAAAGGTGATGTTTACAGTTACGGTGTAGTCTTACTCGAGTTGCTAACAGGTAAAAGGCCTACAGATTCTGTTGATTTCGGTGATAACAACCTTGTGGGGTGGGTGAAACAACATGCAAAACTTAAAATAAGTGACATCTTCGATCTGGAGCTCATGAAAGAGGAACCGAGTCTAGAGATagaacttttacaacacttaaatGTAGCCTGTGCTTGCTTGGATGACCGACCATGGAGACGACCCACAATGATTCAAGTCATGGCGAAGTTCAAGGAAATACAAGCAGGGTCGGGACTCGAGTCCCAATCAACCATTGCCACTGATGATGGAGGTTTCAGCGCAGTCGAAATGGTAGGGATGACCATAAAAGAAATCCCCGAAGGTAAGCAGTAG